Proteins from a genomic interval of Chelonoidis abingdonii isolate Lonesome George chromosome 7, CheloAbing_2.0, whole genome shotgun sequence:
- the RNF14 gene encoding E3 ubiquitin-protein ligase RNF14 has translation MSSEDKEAQEDELLALASIYDEDEFKRADSAQGGETRICLELPQNFKIFVSGSPTECLQNSGFEYTICFLPPLVLNFELPPDYPSVSPPVFTLSSKWLSPTQLTALCKHLDNLWEENRGCVVLFAWMQFLKEETLAYLNITSPYELKLCHQENRQSRTSLFPLNAELDDCGAAGAATAQEEILDERAVQDVESLSSLIGEILDFDQSQQKKCFNSKMFLCSICFSEKLGSECMYFMECRHIYCKSCLKDYFEIQIRDGQVHCLSCPEPKCSSVATPGQVKELVGEELFARYDRLLLQSSLDLMADVVYCPRPCCQTPVMQEPGCTMGICSSCNYAFCTVCKMTYHGVSPCKVTAEKLMDLRNEYQEADEATKIFLEQRYGKRVIQKALEEVESRKWLEKNSKACPCCGTPIEKLDGCNKMTCTGCRQYFCWLCMGSLSRVNPYRHFNDTSSPCFNRLFQAMNVDGDFWDAENED, from the exons ATGTCTTCAGAAGATAAGGAAGCTCAGGAGGATGAGCTGCTGGCTCTAGCTAGTATTTATGATGAAGATGAATTTAAGAGGGCAGACTCTGCCCAAGGAGGAGAAACAAGAATTTGTCTGGAGTTGCCCCAAAACTTCAAAATATTTGTGAGTG GAAGTCCCACAGAGTGTCTCCAGAACAGTGGATTTGAATACACAATTTGCTTTCTGCCTCCACTTGTATTGAATTTTGAACTCCCGCCAGATTACCCATCAGTCTCTCCGCCTGTGTTCACACTCAGCAGCAAGTGGCTCTCCCCGACCCAG CTTACTGCACTTTGCAAGCACTTAGACAACCTGTGGGAAGAGAACCGAGGCTGTGTGGTCTTGTTTGCCTGGATGCAGTTTCTTAAGGAAGAAACACTAGCTTACCTGAACATCACCTCCCCATATGAACTAAAACTGTGCCATCAAGAAAATAGGCAGAGCAGGACATCTCTGTTTCCTCTGAATGCTGAGCTGGATGATTGTGGTGCAGCAGGTGCtgcaacagcacaagaagaaatcCTTGATGAAAGAGCTGTACAGGATGTGGAGTCTCTGTCAAGTCTGATAGGGGAAATCTTGGACTTTGATCAGTCTCAGCAGAAAAAATGCTTTAACAGTAAGATGTTCTTGTGCAGCATCTGCTTTTCTGAGAAGCTGGGTAGTGAATGTATGTACTTCATGGAGTGCAGGCATATATACTGCAAATCCTGTTTAAAGGACTACTTTGAAATTCAGATCAGGGATGGTCAGGTCCACTGCCTCAGCTGTCCAGAACCAAAGTGTTCTTCTGTTGCTACTCCTGGCCAG GTTAAGGAACTGGTTGGAGAGGAGTTGTTTGCACGTTATGACCGCCTACTTCTGCAGTCCAGCTTGGACTTGATGGCAGACGTGGTATATTGTCCTCGTCCATGCTGTCAGACTCCAGTGATGCAAGAGCCGGGTTGCACCATGGGCATATGTTCCAGTTGCAACTATGCCTTCTGTACCGTCTGTAAAATGACTTATCATGGAGTCTCTCCATGTAAAGTGACTGCGG AAAAGCTCATGGATTTGCGTAATGAGTACCAAGAAGCAGATGAGGCCACTAAAATATTTCTGGAGCAGCGCTATGGCAAAAGAGTGATTCAGAAAGCCCTTGAGGAGGTGGAAAGTAGAAAATGGCTAGAAAAGAACTCAAAGGCCTGCCCTTGTTGTGGCACTCCTATAGAG AAACTAGATGGTTGTAACAAGATGACATGCACTGGCTGCAGGCAGTACTTCTGCTGGCTTTGTATGGGTTCTCTGTCTAGGGTGAACCCATATAGGCACTTCAATGATACATCCTCCCCATGCTTTAACCG GTTGTTTCAAGCTATGAATGTTGATGGTGACTTCTGGGATGCTGAAAATGAAGACTAA